The Persephonella sp. genome includes the window TTCGTTTCCTATTACCTCAATTGGCTGGGTAAGCCAGTGGAAAATAGCTCCTTCTTCTGCAAGGTGATCCCATTCTTCGTCTTTTGCAGAAGATGTATCCCTTGTTCTCCTATAAACAAGGTGTGTTTCATTTCCAAGCCTTATGGAGGTAATCATACAGTCAACCGCTGTAAATCCACCACCTACTACGCAAACTTTTTTATTTTTTGGAAGCTCAACATCTTCCTCAGGGGCAAGGAGAGGGTGAACATGTCCCACATTAAGCTTCATAAGGAAGCCTATTGCTGTGTAAACCCCTTTTAGATCTTCCCCGGGAATTCCCATCTTTTTTCCTCTACCTGAGCCGACACCAATGAATATGGCATCATACTGCTCCATAAGGGTTTCTATAGGTATATCTTTGCCAACTGTAATACCTGTGTTTATTTTGACCCCTAATTTTTTAATAAGCTCAATCTCAAAATCAAGGGCATCTCTGTCAAGTCTTGCCATAGGAATACCGTATCTCATAACTCCACCAACAAACGGGAGAGCTTCATATATGGTAACAGAGTGTCCTCTTTTAGCTAAGAAATAGGCGGCTGAAAGTCCTGCAGGTCCTGCTCCTATAACCGCAACTTTTTTTCCTGTTGGAGGTTCTTTTTCATCAACCCATTCTATTCCTGACATTCTCACAGAATCGCCAACAAATCTCTCTAAACCTCCAATACTGACAGCCTGTCCATTATCCTTAAATGTAAGAACACATGTGCTTTCACAAAGTCTGTCCTGAGGACAAACCCGACCGCAAACTGTGGAAAAAGGATTTTTCTGCCTCAATATTTTATAAGCACCCCATATATCGTTTTGCTGTATCTTTTCTATCCACTTTTCCATCTCACTTTCAACCGGACAAGATGGGGTACATGGTGCCTTTCTACACAGGATACACCTGAAAGATTCGTCTTTTGCAGCTGTATGTCCAAACCCTAATATAAATTCTTTGAATGTGTGTTTTCTCCTTTCTGGATCCATTAAAGGAATTGGATTTCTGTCGTGTCTTCTGTAAACGGTTTTTGTCCTTTTCTTCTCCATTATCTTCCTCCTGTTTTATTTGAATAAAAAGCTCATCAATGCTTTTTGTGAGTGTAGTCTGTTTTCTGCCTCATCAAATATTACATCTGCAAACTCCTCAAATATATCTTCAGATATTTCCTCTCCTTTATGGGCAGGAAGACAGTGCATAACGATAGCATCTTTTGATGCGTAATTTAAAAGTTGTTTGTTTATCTGGAAGCCTGAAAACTTCTCTTTTTTTTCTCTTTCTCCTTCCTGACCCATACTCACCCATACATCTGTGTATATAACGTCTGCGTTCTTTACAGCTTCTACCGGATCATTGGTTATGTTTATTTTTGCCCCTGTTTTTTCTGCATGTTTAACAGCTTCAAACACAGCTTTTCCTGATGGTTCATATTCAGGTGGTGTTGCAACCGAAACATCAAAACCGACAACTCCACCGGCTATCAGCCATGTGTTTGCAACATTGTTCCCATCGCCTACAAAGGCAACCTTTATTCCTTCTAACTTTCCAAATTTTTCATAAATTGTTTGAAGGTCTGCAAGTATCTGGCATGGGTGTAGATAGTCTGTAAGTGCGTTTATTACAGGCTTGTCAAAATATTCTGCGAACTGTTCAATCTCATTATGGGAGTATGTTCTGATGACAACGCCATCAAGATACCTTGCCATAACCCTTGCTGTATCTTTTATGTCCTCTCCTCTGCTTAACTGTGTTGATGAACCTGTTATGTAAAGAGGCTGTCCCCCCATCTGATAAACGCCAACCTCAAATGAAAGCCTCGTTCTTGTCGAAGGTTTCATGAATATAAGACCTATAGATCTGCCCTTTAGGGTCTGATCCTGAAATTTATCCTTTTTCAGTTTTACAGCGTAATCAATTACCTGTAGTATCTCATCTTTGCTGAGGTCAGAAATGTTTAAAAAGTCTTTTTTCACTTTACTCCTCCTGATTTAAGAATAAAAATATAACACTGTTTGATTTTTTATTCAAGAATGTGAAGGGATAGAAATTACTGATTTAAAAGAAACTTATAGATAGCCATTCTCGTAAAAAGTCCATTTTCCACCTGATCAAGTATTACACTTCTGTTCCCATAAACAAGCTCGCTTTGTATCTCAACACCTCTATTTACAGGTCCTGGGTGCATAATTATTGCATCATCTTTGAGAAGGTTCACTCTGTCCCTATTAAGACCGTATTTTATAGAATACTCATTGAGGGTTGAGAAGAAAACCTTTTTTTGTCTTTCAAGCTGAATTCTTAAGAAAATAGCGACATCTTTTTCTTTTAAAGCTTCGTTTATATTTGTTGTTACAAAATTTACCTCAAACTGTTCAAGATGTCTTGGAAGCATTGTTCTGGGACCGCATATTGTTATATTAGCACCTAACATATGGAAAAGGTGTATCTGGGATCTTGCAACTCTGCTGTGGAGAATATCTCCTATAATAGCTATTTTTAGACCGTTTATTTTTCCTTTTTTTTCAAGGATTGTAATCGCATCTAAAACAGCCTGAGAGGGGTGCTCATGGGAACCGTCTCCAGCATTTATAATCCTTGATTTTACATGCTTTGCAACAATATGGGCGGCACCGGACATGTAATGTCTCAGCACTATAAAGTCAGACTGCATAGCTTCAAGGGTTTTAATTGTATCGTAAAGGGTTTCCCCTTTTTTTACTGAGCTTGAAGAACCTGAAATGTTTATAGTGTCTGCACCTAAAATTTTACCTGCAAGCTCAAAAGAAGTCCTTGTTCTTGTTGAGCTTTCAAAAAAGGGAAGTAAAACAGAGTATCCTTTCAGATCGGAAAGTTTTGTTTCACCGGCTTTGTATCTATCCCTGAACCCTTTGTATAGCTCATAAATAAAGTAAAAACTTCCTTCGTCCAGCTGTCTTACGGAGATAAAATCCTTCAACACTTACTCCTGAACTTTTTGAATATTATTATAAACCTTTCTCCAGAATTCTGTTTATTTCGTTTTGGGGGTATGGTTTGCCAAAGTAATATCCCTGACCCAAATCACATCCTTCCTGTTTTAAAAATCTTAGCTGATCTTCATTTTCTATTCCTTCAGCTACCGCCTTCATACCTAAGTTTTTTGCCATTGATATTATTGTCTTTACTATCATTTCATCACTTTTGTCTTTTCCTATTCCTGAAACAAAAGATATATCTATTTTTAAATAATCTGCCGGAATTTTTTTCAGATAGTTCAATGATGAGTATCCTGTTCCAAAATCATCAATTGATACTTTTATCCCATTATCCTTTAGATTTCTTAATTTTTTGATACTCTCTCCGACATTTTCCAATATAGCACTTTCGGTGATCTCAATTATCAATTTTTCAGGATTGATCTCAGCTTTTGCTAATTTATTTAGGAAATTTTTATCAAAATCAGGCTGATTTAACTGAACAGGTGATATATTGATTGATAATTTTATTTTTTCCGGAACTGTTCTGGAAAAATCTATAACTGAATCTATAATCTTTTCACCAAGATCAATAATTAAACCTGTTTTTTCTGCTGTGGGTATAATGTCTTTAGGCATTATGATCCCGTTTTCCTCTGTAATAAGTCTAAACAAAGACTCAAATCCATATATATTGTTATCTTTCAGATTAACTATAGGCTGGTAGAACATTTTTATACTGTTTTTTTGTATGATTTCCCTTATTTTGCTTTTCAGGTTTAGTATCCTTGATATTTCTGAGTATGAACTTTTTGAAAAAAACTCAAACTTTCTTCCTGATGTTTCTTTTGCTTTTAAAAGTGCGATCTCTGCATTTTTATACAGATCTTCAGGAAAGTGTCCATCTTTAGGAAATATTGAAATTCCCATTTTTATCTCAACTGGTATTTTAAAATCGTATATTGTGTAAGTCCCTTCAATCTTTTTCATAATGTTCTCTATCTTCTCTGATAACTTTTCAAGATTTTTAAAGGCATATATCAAAACACCAAATTTATCATCCCCAACTTTAGCAACATAATCAACCGCCTTGAATAGACCTTTAAGTCTGTTTCCAATTTCTTTTAGAATCTTGTCTCCTGTAGAATAGCCGTATTCCTTATTTATCAGCTTCATGTCTTTAACATCAATCAGTATAACCGCAATTAGATGTGAGTTTTTAGCAGCATATTGGACGGCTTTATCAAGATACTCCATAAATTTTCTTCTGTTGGGAAGCCCTGTTACCTCATCATGGGTGTAAAGATAGTTCAGCCTTTTTTCAAGCTCTACCTTTTCTGTCCTGTCAACACAGACCCCCATTCCTGCATAGCCCCCCTGATATTTTATAGTTGTTGTTACAAGCTCAATATGTCTTTCTTTCCCTGTTTTTGATATTAGAGTTAAAAGATCGTAATGTTTTTCAAGGTTTTCACCTGAAAGCCTTTTTTTAACTATCTGGATCACATCATCTCTAAATTTTGGGTGGACTATCTCGCGAGGTTTGATATTTTTTAGTTCTTCCTGTGTGTATTCGGTTATTTCCTGGAATGTTTTATTTGAGAACACAAATCTGTCTTTATAAATAAAGGTTCCGGCAGGTGTTTTTTCAATCAATGCATTTAGAAGCTCTTCTTTTTCATAAATAGAGTGGGCATCAACCAAAAAGAGAAGGAGTTTTTCTTTCAGGTTGTGTACAACAGGAAATATAAGCATTGAGTAATCTTTTTTGTTAATCTGTATTTCCTGATAAAAAAATCTGTTTTTCTGTATGCTTTTTTTTATTTTATCAAAAAGTGTGTCTTTGAAAATCTGGCTGATCATTTTGTTTTTTAGGATACTTTCTTCTATACCTAAGATTTTTTTGAAGATATCATTTGATAAAACATACTTTCCTTCTGATGTAAATACAGCAGCCGGATTTTTTAAAAGATGCATAACTATCCTTCCTGTTTCCATGACCCCTAATATAAAACCTTTAAAGGCTGGAGAATATTATTTTTTTTAATTTCTCCTATCCCTAACAGCTCTCCTTCTTTGTTTAAGACTTTCACAAGACCTTTTTCAGCCTGCTCTACTTTGAACCTCTGACCTTTAACAAATCTATCGTCAAACCCATAATCTAATATTAGTTCTGTCAAAAAATATAAAGCATCTTTCATACTTATTAATCTACTTAGTAGTTGATCTTTTGTCATCATTAATAGCTCAGATAGTTTTACAGCCTCTTCAACACTGAACTTTCCCACTTTTGTTCTTCTAAGATACGAAACGTAAGCCCCGCAACCTGCCTCGTCTCCTATCTCTTTTATCAAACTTCTTATGTAGGTTCCTGAGCTACAGTGGACTTTTATTTTGAAAAATGGGAGATTTATGTCCAGTATCTGAATTTTGTATATGCTTACGATTTTTGGCTCTAACTGTGGCTGTATTCCCCTTTTTGCAAGCTGGTAAGCCCTTTTGCCTCCTATCCTTTTTGATGAGTAAGGAGGGGGCATCTGGGGGTATGTTTTTTGGAAAGAGAGGATTATCTCTTTTAGCTTTTCATCTGTTATATTACACTTTTTTTCTTCAATAACCTTACCCTGTCTGTCGTATGTGTCTGTTATTTTACCAAGTTCACCTTCGGCTATGTATTCTTTATCAAGTCCCTGAAAGTATTCTGTCAGCCTTGTTGCTTTTCCAACGGTTATTACCATCAAACCGGAGGCAAAAAAATCAAGTGTTCCTGTATGTCCTACCTTTATCTCCTTTCCTGTTATCTTTTTTAGATGTTTTTTTATTTTCTGGACTAAGTGGTTTGAAGTTATGTTTTCAGGTTTGTCAACGAGGAGTATGCCGTCCATGTTATTCTGATTTTTCATTTTCTTTTTTTTGATACCATTTTTTGTCTCTCTCATCAACTATCGTTCCCTTTTTTGACCAGTAGATCATGAGAAAAAATATAAGACCAAACATTAAACCAAAAACTACAACTGCTATAATAAGCTCTGTTGTTTCATTCATCTTTTTTCTCCTTAAATAAGACTGCTGATTTTCATTCTAATATTTATTGAGATCTGTTTTCAAATATTTTTAATACCTCTCCAGATAGATAAAGGGAGCCGATTATCAGAATAAGGCTGTTGCTGGTATAAATACTTTTTGCCGTATCAATAGCCTGTTTAACATTTTCGCAGAATTTTAACTCTGGAGGAAAATCTGATTTTTTTAATGATCTTGAGACAGGAATCTGTGTGCAGATAACCTCTTTTGATCTGTATGTGATTATTCCCAGTATTTTTTTCCAGTCTTTATCCTTCATTCCACCGTATATGGTGATTATTTTTCTGCTTGGGAATAGCTCTTCTATCTCTTTGAATGTTTTTATTACAGCGTCTTCGTTGTGTGCCCCATCAAGCACAATCAGAGGATCATCAGATAAAATCTGCATTCTTGCAGGTAGAAAGGTTGTTGAGACAGCATCTTTGATTTTTTTCTCATCTGTTTTAATAAGGTTTCTTTCTGCAAAAAGCAAAAATCCTGTTATGGCCGCTGCACAGTTTAAAAACTGCCTTTTTCCTAAGAGAGAGGGCTTTATATCTTCTATTTTGTAGTTTTTGAATGAGTAGCTCATTTTATTGTTTTTTATCTGGTAGGTAAAACCTATTGGGTAATGGTATATCTCTCTTACACCTTTCATAACTGCCTGTGATATTATCTCTATCTGATCCTGACCTATAACAAGGGGTCTGTCTTTTCTTGATATTCCAAGTTTTTCGTAGGCTATCTTATCAAGTGTATCTCCCAACAGATCTGTATGGTCAAGGGATACATTAGTTATTATTGAAACCTCAGGATAAACAACATTTGTTGCATCCCACCTTCCCCCTAATCCAACCTCAAGAACAGCAACATCAACCTTTTCATCTGAAAAATATTTAAAAGCGATAAGGGTTGATGCCTCAAAGTAGGTTAGATCATATTTTTTTATTATAGGTTTTAGCTGTGATATGTAATCTTCAAGTTTTTCATCAGTAATATTCTTTCTGTTTATCTGCCATCTTTCATTTTCATCAATAATGTGTGGAGATGTGAAAAGACCTGTTTTAAGGCTGTGTTCTCTCAAAATACTTTCAAGAAATGCAGCGGTTGATCCTTTTCCGTTTGAGCCTGAGATAAGGATTGAGTTAAAGTTAAGGTGTGGATTTCCTATCTCACCAAGGGCTTTTTTGATCCTTTCAAGATCAGGCTGTATTTTGAAAACCTTTTTCTCAAAGAGTTTGTACAGCTTCATTTTTCTTTCTCATACCGTAAATAAACAGTGCTATCCCCCCTAAAACCATCAAAAGGCTGACAATCTGGTTCCACGTTATACCCAAAATAGGAATAGGGGGTGTTACACCTCTCCAGAACTCAAGTAAAAACCTTTCAATTCCGTATAAAACAAGATAAACAGAGAGTATCTCCCCATCAAATTTTTTGTTTTTATAAAGGAAAAAGAGAATACCAAAAATCAGAAAGTTTCCTATAGCCTCAGCAGGCTGTGTAGGATAAAGGGGGATTCCGGCAGGTGCAGATCCGTGCTCATGCTTAGGAAAAACGATCGCAAGATCTCTAAAAGGTGAGTCAGGGGGAACAGGTTTTCCGTAACAGCACCCTGCACATGTGCAACCTATTCTCCCTATGGCATGACCTATTATTATAGATATTCCTGCCACATCACCTATTTTCAAAATTGGGATTTTATACTTCCACAACAGAAAAATTAATACTAAGCCTCCCCCTATAAATCCTCCAAACCAGTCAATTCCTCCCTTCCAGATCGCAAAATAATCAATAAATGAATGGAATTGATCTTTATGTTCAAGGACATACGCCACTCTTGCCCCGACAATCCCGCCGATAACTGTGAAGGTGAAAAGGTTATCTATTTTTTTATGATCAATCCCTTCCTTTTTACCGAATTTCAAGGCTGTCAGGTATGAGGCTATCAGTCCTAAAGCAACAAGAACCCCGTAAGTATGTATAGTGAAATCACCTATTTTTATAAGATCAGGAAACAATATCAACCTCCGGCTTTTGCAAGCTCTTTTCTTTTTTTCATAAACCTCTCAAGAACTATTCTTCTTTTTACAGGGGATAGGTATTTAATAAATGGTATTCCATTTATGTGGTCAATTTCATGCTGAAGGACAACAGCAAGAAAATCCTCTGCGTCAAGCTGTATATCTTTTCCTTCCACATCTTTTGCTTTTACCACCACCTTTTTTGATCTTGGTATTGTTATCTGAACTCCAGGAAAGCTGAGGCATCCTTCTGTGGACTCTATCTCTCCTTCCTTGTGGATAATTTGTGGATTTATTAGGGCTATTTTTATACCCTCTTCCTTCTCTTTTGTTTCCTCTTCTCTTACAGATGTATCAAGAACTATTATCTGGTAAGGTATTCCTATCTGGTTGGCAGCAAGACCAACACCCTCAAGCTCATACATCCTTTTGAACATAACATCAATATACTCTTTTAGCTTGTCAGTCCCAAAAAAATCAACCTCTTTCATCTTTTGTTTCAGTATTTTGTCAGGCCATATCCTTATCTCATAAGCCATATCACACCTCTGTAAATGTTGCTTTTTGTTTCAGTTTTTTAACCATTTCAGCAGGATCTTCGGCTTTGAAGATAGAGCTCCCTGCAACGAATATGTTTACTCCTACTGATGAAACTTTTGCTATATTATTCTCGTTAATCCCGCCGTCAATCTCAATTAATATATCCGTTCTTCCTGTCTCTTCCATTAAAATCTTCAGTTTTTTGACTTTTTCAAGGGTTTGGGGAATAAACCTCTGCCCTCCAAACCCTGGATTGACAGACATAATCAGGACATAATCTATATAATGGATTATCTCATCAAGGGTGTTAACAGGGGTTGCAGGGTTAAGAACAACACCTGCCTTTACCCCCTGTGATTTTATGTAATCAACAAGTCTGTGTGAGTGTATGCAGGCATCCATATGAAATGAGATCATGTTACAACCTGCTTTTATAAAATCAGGAACATACCTTTCAGGCTCTACTATCATAAGATGGGCATCAAAAGGAAGATCTGTTAAAGGTCTTAAGCTCTCAACAACAGGTATCCCGATAGTTATGTTAGGAACATATCTTCCGTCCATTATATCAAGATGTATGATGTCTGCTCCTGCCTGCTCAACAGTTTTAATCTCCTGTCCCAGTTTTGAAAAATCTGCAGACAGGATAGAGGGAGCAATCAGTTTGATATCTTCCAAGTTCTGTACCTCCACAAATATTAAAATAAAATATTAGCACACCACAAAGGAAAATTAGTATGAGCAATCTAAGGTTAGAGATAAAAAGAAAAATCTTTCATATTTTTTCTATTCTTTCTCTTTTGCTGCCTCTTTATCTGTTTGGTAAATATTCAGTAGCAATAATAATGTTTTTGATGGTTATTTTTTTATTTCCTGTTTCTTTTTTTAGAATAAAAAATATTTTTACCCTGTGGTTCTGGAAGATCATTGATCTTGTTGAAAGGGAAAAAAACCTAAAGGCTCTCCCAGCAAGGCAGGCTTTTTCACTTGCTATTGGCATCTTAATTACATCTTTGGTTTTTGATGAGAGAATACTACAGATAAGCATTATATCAGCAGCTGTTTATGATGGTTTTGCAACTATTTTTGGACTGCTTTTTGGAAAGCATAAATTTCCCTGGGGAAAAAGTCTTGAAGGGACTGCTGGGGGAATTCTGTTTAACACTTTGGCATTAAGTATGGTTATTCCTGTTGAGTATGCATTCATCATATCTTTATTTGTTGCTTTTGTGGAAAATCTGTCCAGATCAGATGTCTGGTTTTTAGATGATAACTATCTTATTCCTGTTTTCACCGGGCTGTTTTCCTGGTTTTTAGATGTTCCAGCCAAGCTTCCTCAGTTTTTCTTTTCCTTCCTGTGATATATTTTCTGTGTTCCACGGTGTGCTGAAATCTGTATCAACTGTAATCTCATCAAGCTGTGGAAAATGTGTATGAAGGGTTTTTATTATTGTTCTAAGTATGTATTTTTCAAGAGGACACTGGGGGGTTGTTAATGTGATTGTTACTTTCAGTTTTTTATCATCAAGTTCTATCTTTTTAACAAGCCCAAGATCAACTATATTAAGAGGTATCTCAGGATCATAAACATCTTTTAATGCATTAATTACATCTATCTCTGTCATTATTAATCTCTGTAAACTATTTTCCCATTAAAAA containing:
- the truB gene encoding tRNA pseudouridine(55) synthase TruB; translated protein: MKNQNNMDGILLVDKPENITSNHLVQKIKKHLKKITGKEIKVGHTGTLDFFASGLMVITVGKATRLTEYFQGLDKEYIAEGELGKITDTYDRQGKVIEEKKCNITDEKLKEIILSFQKTYPQMPPPYSSKRIGGKRAYQLAKRGIQPQLEPKIVSIYKIQILDINLPFFKIKVHCSSGTYIRSLIKEIGDEAGCGAYVSYLRRTKVGKFSVEEAVKLSELLMMTKDQLLSRLISMKDALYFLTELILDYGFDDRFVKGQRFKVEQAEKGLVKVLNKEGELLGIGEIKKNNILQPLKVLY
- a CDS encoding aspartate carbamoyltransferase catalytic subunit, with amino-acid sequence MKDFISVRQLDEGSFYFIYELYKGFRDRYKAGETKLSDLKGYSVLLPFFESSTRTRTSFELAGKILGADTINISGSSSSVKKGETLYDTIKTLEAMQSDFIVLRHYMSGAAHIVAKHVKSRIINAGDGSHEHPSQAVLDAITILEKKGKINGLKIAIIGDILHSRVARSQIHLFHMLGANITICGPRTMLPRHLEQFEVNFVTTNINEALKEKDVAIFLRIQLERQKKVFFSTLNEYSIKYGLNRDRVNLLKDDAIIMHPGPVNRGVEIQSELVYGNRSVILDQVENGLFTRMAIYKFLLNQ
- the rpe gene encoding ribulose-phosphate 3-epimerase; the protein is MKLIAPSILSADFSKLGQEIKTVEQAGADIIHLDIMDGRYVPNITIGIPVVESLRPLTDLPFDAHLMIVEPERYVPDFIKAGCNMISFHMDACIHSHRLVDYIKSQGVKAGVVLNPATPVNTLDEIIHYIDYVLIMSVNPGFGGQRFIPQTLEKVKKLKILMEETGRTDILIEIDGGINENNIAKVSSVGVNIFVAGSSIFKAEDPAEMVKKLKQKATFTEV
- a CDS encoding EAL domain-containing protein — protein: METGRIVMHLLKNPAAVFTSEGKYVLSNDIFKKILGIEESILKNKMISQIFKDTLFDKIKKSIQKNRFFYQEIQINKKDYSMLIFPVVHNLKEKLLLFLVDAHSIYEKEELLNALIEKTPAGTFIYKDRFVFSNKTFQEITEYTQEELKNIKPREIVHPKFRDDVIQIVKKRLSGENLEKHYDLLTLISKTGKERHIELVTTTIKYQGGYAGMGVCVDRTEKVELEKRLNYLYTHDEVTGLPNRRKFMEYLDKAVQYAAKNSHLIAVILIDVKDMKLINKEYGYSTGDKILKEIGNRLKGLFKAVDYVAKVGDDKFGVLIYAFKNLEKLSEKIENIMKKIEGTYTIYDFKIPVEIKMGISIFPKDGHFPEDLYKNAEIALLKAKETSGRKFEFFSKSSYSEISRILNLKSKIREIIQKNSIKMFYQPIVNLKDNNIYGFESLFRLITEENGIIMPKDIIPTAEKTGLIIDLGEKIIDSVIDFSRTVPEKIKLSINISPVQLNQPDFDKNFLNKLAKAEINPEKLIIEITESAILENVGESIKKLRNLKDNGIKVSIDDFGTGYSSLNYLKKIPADYLKIDISFVSGIGKDKSDEMIVKTIISMAKNLGMKAVAEGIENEDQLRFLKQEGCDLGQGYYFGKPYPQNEINRILEKGL
- the gltA gene encoding NADPH-dependent glutamate synthase → MEKKRTKTVYRRHDRNPIPLMDPERRKHTFKEFILGFGHTAAKDESFRCILCRKAPCTPSCPVESEMEKWIEKIQQNDIWGAYKILRQKNPFSTVCGRVCPQDRLCESTCVLTFKDNGQAVSIGGLERFVGDSVRMSGIEWVDEKEPPTGKKVAVIGAGPAGLSAAYFLAKRGHSVTIYEALPFVGGVMRYGIPMARLDRDALDFEIELIKKLGVKINTGITVGKDIPIETLMEQYDAIFIGVGSGRGKKMGIPGEDLKGVYTAIGFLMKLNVGHVHPLLAPEEDVELPKNKKVCVVGGGFTAVDCMITSIRLGNETHLVYRRTRDTSSAKDEEWDHLAEEGAIFHWLTQPIEVIGNENGEVVGLKCIKMELVPDEKGGRPRPKPVEGSEHIIECDAVIMAVGQDYNDVAYKN
- a CDS encoding folylpolyglutamate synthase/dihydrofolate synthase family protein encodes the protein MKLYKLFEKKVFKIQPDLERIKKALGEIGNPHLNFNSILISGSNGKGSTAAFLESILREHSLKTGLFTSPHIIDENERWQINRKNITDEKLEDYISQLKPIIKKYDLTYFEASTLIAFKYFSDEKVDVAVLEVGLGGRWDATNVVYPEVSIITNVSLDHTDLLGDTLDKIAYEKLGISRKDRPLVIGQDQIEIISQAVMKGVREIYHYPIGFTYQIKNNKMSYSFKNYKIEDIKPSLLGKRQFLNCAAAITGFLLFAERNLIKTDEKKIKDAVSTTFLPARMQILSDDPLIVLDGAHNEDAVIKTFKEIEELFPSRKIITIYGGMKDKDWKKILGIITYRSKEVICTQIPVSRSLKKSDFPPELKFCENVKQAIDTAKSIYTSNSLILIIGSLYLSGEVLKIFENRSQ
- the lgt gene encoding prolipoprotein diacylglyceryl transferase, whose amino-acid sequence is MFPDLIKIGDFTIHTYGVLVALGLIASYLTALKFGKKEGIDHKKIDNLFTFTVIGGIVGARVAYVLEHKDQFHSFIDYFAIWKGGIDWFGGFIGGGLVLIFLLWKYKIPILKIGDVAGISIIIGHAIGRIGCTCAGCCYGKPVPPDSPFRDLAIVFPKHEHGSAPAGIPLYPTQPAEAIGNFLIFGILFFLYKNKKFDGEILSVYLVLYGIERFLLEFWRGVTPPIPILGITWNQIVSLLMVLGGIALFIYGMRKKNEAVQTL
- the def gene encoding peptide deformylase: MAYEIRIWPDKILKQKMKEVDFFGTDKLKEYIDVMFKRMYELEGVGLAANQIGIPYQIIVLDTSVREEETKEKEEGIKIALINPQIIHKEGEIESTEGCLSFPGVQITIPRSKKVVVKAKDVEGKDIQLDAEDFLAVVLQHEIDHINGIPFIKYLSPVKRRIVLERFMKKRKELAKAGG
- the argF gene encoding ornithine carbamoyltransferase, with the translated sequence MKKDFLNISDLSKDEILQVIDYAVKLKKDKFQDQTLKGRSIGLIFMKPSTRTRLSFEVGVYQMGGQPLYITGSSTQLSRGEDIKDTARVMARYLDGVVIRTYSHNEIEQFAEYFDKPVINALTDYLHPCQILADLQTIYEKFGKLEGIKVAFVGDGNNVANTWLIAGGVVGFDVSVATPPEYEPSGKAVFEAVKHAEKTGAKINITNDPVEAVKNADVIYTDVWVSMGQEGEREKKEKFSGFQINKQLLNYASKDAIVMHCLPAHKGEEISEDIFEEFADVIFDEAENRLHSQKALMSFLFK
- a CDS encoding metal-sulfur cluster assembly factor, whose protein sequence is MTEIDVINALKDVYDPEIPLNIVDLGLVKKIELDDKKLKVTITLTTPQCPLEKYILRTIIKTLHTHFPQLDEITVDTDFSTPWNTENISQEGKEKLRKLGWNI